The Elusimicrobiaceae bacterium DNA segment TGCCGAAGCGGTTCCGCCGGTTGCCAGCACGTCATCCACCAGCAGCACTTTGTCGGCCGGGCACAGCGCGTCCCGGTGCATTTCAAGGGTATCGGTGCCGTATTCAAGGCTGTAGGTTTCGGCTATGGTTTCATGCGGCAGTTTGCCTTTTTTGCGGACCGGCACGATCCCCGCGCCCAGTTTCAGCGCGATTACCGGCGCGAACAGGAAGCCCCGCGCTTCCATGCCCACCACTTTTGTTATTCCGGCGTTTTTAAAATGATCCGCGAACAGATCCATGGTTTCGCTGAAAAGCGCGCCGTCGCTCAGTATCGGGGTGATGTCTTTAAAACTCACGCCCGGTTTCGGAAAGTTTTCCACTACTCGGATTGCGGCGGCAAGTTTTTCGATGGTGTTCATTTCGTTCCCTTTGACTTTTTTTGCTGGCGCTGCAGAT contains these protein-coding regions:
- a CDS encoding adenine phosphoribosyltransferase, producing MNTIEKLAAAIRVVENFPKPGVSFKDITPILSDGALFSETMDLFADHFKNAGITKVVGMEARGFLFAPVIALKLGAGIVPVRKKGKLPHETIAETYSLEYGTDTLEMHRDALCPADKVLLVDDVLATGGTASAGRRLAKKLGAQVTAKACLIELEFLGGRKKLPGMEVFSLLKY